One window from the genome of Nicotiana tomentosiformis chromosome 5, ASM39032v3, whole genome shotgun sequence encodes:
- the LOC104108799 gene encoding uncharacterized protein produces MEGRKLVAKQFLKDKKFWVASFLVVWAAALQGHMMWLQRQDSFKHKFGNLNDEGTNQQDNHSSN; encoded by the exons ATGGAGGGCAGGAAGTTGGTAGCAAAGCAATTCCTCAAGGACAAAAAATTCTGGGTCGCCTCTTTCCTCGTTGTCTGGGCTGCTGCTCTGCAG GGGCACATGATGTGGTTGCAGAGGCAAGATTCTTTCAAGCACAAATTTGGAAACTTAAACGACGAAGGCACCAATCAACAGGATAATCACTCGTCAAATTAA